The following are encoded together in the Ezakiella massiliensis genome:
- a CDS encoding YdjY domain-containing protein, whose protein sequence is MNKKFIIIVALIMAFAFVGCNKKTEVKADVELFGLSKTNNMVVDKEAKTIKIFALANGKYLTESTRHGVVSDGGKFADKAVFRSFVKPADFHQALLDIGAVAGNNMTKDNAETTLTEGSDLKLTFTWKDQESGKDINEVIKDSNGNPIQIRFTGNLDNANEKKTGCITCLDSCLVGITSNASYPYGSVEKAKTVEFNGNMENFPLDGEPVVITYEIVE, encoded by the coding sequence ATGAATAAGAAATTTATAATCATCGTTGCCCTTATAATGGCTTTTGCCTTTGTAGGATGCAACAAGAAGACAGAAGTTAAAGCCGACGTTGAATTATTTGGTCTTTCAAAGACCAACAACATGGTTGTTGACAAGGAAGCAAAGACTATTAAGATTTTTGCTTTAGCAAATGGTAAGTATTTGACAGAAAGCACCAGACACGGTGTTGTTTCAGATGGCGGTAAGTTCGCTGACAAGGCTGTATTTAGATCTTTTGTTAAACCAGCTGATTTTCACCAAGCTTTGCTTGATATCGGTGCTGTTGCTGGTAACAATATGACAAAGGATAACGCTGAAACTACTCTTACAGAAGGTTCAGATTTGAAATTGACCTTTACTTGGAAGGATCAAGAATCTGGTAAGGATATTAACGAAGTTATCAAGGATTCAAATGGCAATCCAATTCAAATTAGGTTTACAGGTAACCTTGATAATGCTAACGAAAAGAAAACAGGTTGCATTACCTGCCTAGACTCATGTTTAGTTGGTATTACAAGCAATGCTTCATATCCATACGGCTCAGTTGAAAAGGCTAAGACAGTTGAATTCAACGGCAATATGGAAAACTTCCCACTTGATGGTGAACCTGTAGTTATAACTTATGAAATTGTTGAATAA
- a CDS encoding isochorismatase family protein: MFHLNAEDSLFLFVDFQERLMPAMAECDRVVANAIKAMDFCKLMDIEYLFTTQYKRGLGDLIDGFKVYSDEAMDKTEFSCYANADIKNAIDGKNKKNIIIMGQETHVCVFQTARDLIEAGYKVFLMEDAITSRNLFNKESGLRTLRYMGANMVNLELVIFDILHDSKNPAFKEAQALIK, from the coding sequence ATGTTTCATTTAAATGCAGAGGATTCTTTATTTTTATTTGTAGATTTTCAAGAGAGATTGATGCCGGCTATGGCAGAGTGTGATCGTGTAGTTGCAAATGCTATCAAGGCAATGGATTTTTGCAAGCTGATGGATATTGAGTATTTATTTACTACTCAATATAAGAGGGGGCTGGGCGATCTAATTGATGGCTTCAAGGTTTATTCGGATGAGGCCATGGACAAGACTGAGTTTTCTTGTTATGCAAATGCTGATATTAAAAATGCGATTGATGGGAAAAATAAAAAGAATATTATTATCATGGGCCAAGAGACTCACGTTTGCGTTTTTCAAACTGCTCGCGATTTAATCGAGGCAGGCTATAAGGTATTTTTGATGGAGGACGCCATTACTTCCAGAAATCTTTTTAATAAGGAAAGTGGTCTTAGGACCTTGCGCTATATGGGGGCAAATATGGTTAATCTGGAGCTTGTTATCTTTGATATTCTCCACGATTCCAAAAACCCGGCCTTTAAAGAGGCTCAAGCTTTGATTAAATAG
- a CDS encoding type I restriction endonuclease subunit R, with product MADYTRDYMSSYDVAPIAELNNGIILSKFEKNSYVRDQSYQTEAELEAKLIENLMNIGYERLEARTNEALYVNLKKQIERLNHVTFTDEEWARFLVEYIDSPNDGMIEKTRKVQVDHVYDFLFDSGERKNIYIIDKNNIHNNIVQVGNQVHGVGPHNNRYDVTIFVNGLPLIHVELKKRGTSMYTAFEQIHRYVADSFNADNSLYKYVQIFVISNGTFTRYFANTTAKDKNNYEFTCEWADARNNAIRDLEDFTKTFFEKRVILEILTKYCVFDTNNTLLVMRPYQIAATERILWKIKSSYESKKYGRAEAGGFVWHTTGSGKTLTSFKAARLATDLPFIDKVFFIVDRRDLDYQTMKEYQRFDPDSVSGSKNTKALADCIANDNKRIIVTTIQKMNEFVKRNPNSPVYDKQCVLIYDECHRSQFGDAQKNIRRRFKKYYQFGFTGTPIFAENTIKGDTTADVFGAQLHSYVITDAIRDEKVLKFKVDYNNISPEFKDAEKDLSEKEIDQMKNKTLLHHDRIAEITKYILRVFNKKTHRNEHNTLASQRVNGFNAMFAVDSIDAAKLYYNEFKSQQKDLPEEKRLRVATIFSFSPNEAPSTLGDIPDEEFNVSALGSSAKEFLNYVIDDYNKIFNSNFSTDDKQFEDYYRDLSKKVKDGEIDLLIVVGMFLTGFDAPRLNTLFVDKNLRYHGLIQAYSRTSRILNKVKSFGNIVCFRDLEEATKDAIRVFGDKNSVNMILEKSFDEYVHGFEDEETGEVKKGYIEICNEIKEKFPDPSEIIFDADKKEFVRLFNEYLAADNILKNFDEYEDFDKIFTEREVQDMKSVYLSIREGRRGGRDGGGSDDEGVDFSNVEFHIDLIKTDEINLEYILSLILEKTKENENIESIKAEVRRVIRSSIDTRSKEEIVIRFINSTELNSLQTNNDILEAFYNFAKAEKSRSIAKLIEEENLNENAERFISKSIARGFAESTGEELDGIIPPTSRRRGAREKKKEQVLMKIQELVDVFVGL from the coding sequence ATGGCTGACTATACTCGCGACTACATGAGTTCTTATGATGTGGCACCCATTGCTGAATTAAACAATGGGATTATCTTATCTAAATTTGAAAAAAATTCTTATGTCAGGGACCAATCCTATCAAACCGAAGCTGAGCTAGAGGCTAAGCTAATTGAAAATCTTATGAATATAGGCTATGAAAGGCTGGAGGCAAGGACCAATGAGGCCTTGTATGTCAATTTAAAAAAGCAAATCGAAAGACTCAACCATGTCACTTTTACAGATGAGGAATGGGCCAGGTTTTTGGTGGAATATATTGATTCGCCAAATGATGGAATGATTGAAAAAACTCGCAAGGTTCAGGTGGACCATGTTTATGATTTTTTGTTTGATTCTGGCGAAAGAAAAAATATTTATATTATAGACAAGAATAATATCCACAACAATATTGTCCAGGTCGGTAACCAGGTCCATGGTGTTGGTCCACACAATAATCGTTATGATGTTACGATTTTTGTAAATGGTCTTCCATTGATCCATGTTGAATTAAAAAAACGTGGGACTAGTATGTACACTGCTTTTGAGCAGATTCACAGGTATGTGGCGGATAGTTTTAATGCGGACAATTCCCTCTACAAGTATGTGCAGATTTTTGTAATTTCAAACGGGACCTTTACCAGGTATTTTGCAAATACAACTGCCAAGGACAAGAATAATTATGAGTTTACTTGTGAGTGGGCGGATGCAAGGAACAATGCCATCAGGGACTTGGAAGATTTTACCAAAACTTTTTTTGAAAAGCGGGTTATATTAGAAATTTTGACCAAGTATTGTGTCTTTGATACCAACAATACATTGCTCGTCATGAGGCCCTATCAAATAGCAGCGACTGAAAGGATTTTGTGGAAGATAAAATCCAGCTACGAGTCAAAAAAATATGGGCGTGCTGAAGCAGGCGGTTTTGTCTGGCACACGACTGGGTCTGGGAAAACTCTGACAAGTTTTAAGGCGGCGCGTTTGGCTACAGATCTTCCATTTATAGACAAGGTGTTTTTTATAGTCGACAGACGGGACTTGGACTATCAAACTATGAAGGAGTACCAGCGTTTTGATCCAGACAGTGTTTCTGGTAGCAAAAACACAAAGGCTCTTGCTGATTGCATAGCTAATGATAACAAGAGGATTATAGTTACGACTATTCAAAAGATGAATGAGTTTGTTAAGAGAAATCCAAATAGTCCAGTTTATGACAAGCAGTGCGTTTTGATCTATGACGAGTGCCACCGGTCGCAGTTTGGTGACGCTCAAAAGAATATTAGGAGGCGTTTTAAAAAATATTACCAATTTGGTTTTACGGGCACGCCGATTTTTGCAGAAAATACTATCAAGGGTGATACAACGGCTGATGTTTTTGGAGCTCAACTCCACAGCTATGTAATTACAGATGCTATTAGGGATGAGAAGGTTTTAAAATTCAAGGTTGACTATAATAATATTTCTCCTGAATTTAAGGATGCAGAAAAAGATTTGTCCGAAAAAGAAATTGACCAGATGAAAAACAAAACGCTCCTCCACCATGATAGGATTGCAGAGATCACTAAGTATATTTTGAGGGTATTTAACAAAAAAACTCACAGAAATGAACATAATACTTTGGCATCGCAAAGGGTAAATGGTTTTAACGCTATGTTTGCTGTGGATAGTATAGATGCAGCCAAGCTTTATTATAATGAGTTTAAGAGCCAGCAAAAGGACTTGCCAGAAGAAAAGAGACTGAGGGTGGCAACTATTTTTAGCTTTTCACCTAATGAGGCTCCTTCGACTTTGGGGGATATTCCTGATGAAGAGTTTAATGTTTCTGCTTTAGGCTCAAGTGCCAAAGAGTTTTTAAATTATGTAATTGATGATTACAACAAAATTTTTAATTCAAATTTTTCAACTGACGACAAGCAGTTTGAAGATTATTATCGAGATTTATCCAAGAAGGTCAAGGACGGAGAAATCGACCTCTTGATTGTAGTTGGTATGTTCTTAACTGGTTTTGACGCTCCAAGGCTTAATACTTTGTTCGTGGATAAAAATTTGAGATACCACGGACTTATTCAAGCTTATTCAAGGACCAGCAGGATTTTAAATAAGGTCAAGAGCTTTGGTAATATTGTTTGCTTTAGAGATTTGGAAGAAGCAACCAAGGATGCCATCAGGGTTTTTGGCGACAAAAATTCTGTCAATATGATTTTGGAAAAAAGTTTTGATGAGTATGTCCATGGTTTTGAAGACGAAGAAACTGGCGAAGTCAAGAAGGGTTATATAGAAATTTGTAATGAAATCAAGGAGAAGTTCCCAGATCCTAGCGAAATTATTTTTGATGCTGATAAGAAGGAATTTGTAAGGCTCTTTAATGAATACCTGGCCGCTGATAATATTTTGAAAAATTTTGATGAGTACGAAGACTTTGACAAGATTTTTACTGAAAGAGAAGTTCAGGATATGAAGAGTGTCTACCTGAGTATTAGAGAAGGCAGGCGAGGTGGAAGAGATGGCGGCGGCTCAGATGATGAAGGTGTTGATTTTTCAAATGTTGAGTTCCATATTGATTTAATCAAGACTGATGAGATAAATCTGGAATATATCTTGTCTCTTATTTTAGAAAAGACCAAGGAGAATGAAAATATCGAAAGCATCAAGGCTGAAGTCAGACGTGTCATTAGGTCAAGTATTGATACTAGGAGCAAGGAAGAAATCGTAATTAGATTTATTAATTCAACTGAATTAAATTCCTTGCAAACTAATAATGATATATTGGAAGCTTTCTATAATTTTGCTAAGGCTGAAAAATCAAGAAGCATTGCAAAGCTAATCGAAGAAGAAAATTTAAATGAAAATGCAGAAAGATTTATAAGTAAATCTATAGCCAGGGGCTTTGCTGAAAGTACAGGAGAAGAATTAGACGGCATTATACCTCCAACTTCTAGGCGGAGGGGAGCTCGTGAAAAGAAAAAAGAACAAGTCCTAATGAAAATCCAAGAACTGGTGGATGTATTTGTGGGACTATAA
- a CDS encoding LTA synthase family protein, which translates to MADFLKKIFNKRRVYDILLMALLSFVLTLASFLFIDQVVDFSIPFKLLRSPLILLMNFIPIFILMVLMYFVFASVGGAFLSVGAIIFIMGLANQNKLFYRDDNLRITDIVLVREAFGMLNTGLKVKFHKLYVVFPIFISGLGLLLLKVDKFRLGKKSRWIGVIVTLAIGFLSLNTFMTKWDTYWNNSMGLYHPYIEVERAKDRGMVYTFFYHYRDFFYEKPDGYDQKEVEKKLAAYKESLPEKEDQVDIFLILGESFADLEEKGAKVDPSVYDSFRKIQNQSISGLIQNYTYGGGTIEAERYMYQGANSFPPYIKNINTFVWLLKSQGYATKSMHPFTGAFYNRLNTNGFLGFDEFLCSENYFDQFFVNKDGDYFPDKLLFPLILEDYANRDKEKRYFNSIITMQNHTPYSSEDKKLGEFLDRASFTGTDEEYNMANNYLYGVKDTADQLLNFIEKLKDEDSPVLVVFYGDHLARLGDDGSIYEKMGVDIGFDSAEGWLSHYTTPYIIWANSAARERLGKDFVGKNPTMSNYYLFAYALNELGFKTPFIQYVNERRQEYPIDASSYMSENGKLTADPSQKALDDKALNKMIQYYMLSNFSYEDLLVTK; encoded by the coding sequence GTGGCTGATTTTTTAAAGAAGATTTTTAACAAGCGGAGGGTCTATGATATTTTGCTCATGGCTCTTTTGTCTTTTGTTTTAACTTTGGCAAGTTTTTTATTTATAGACCAGGTGGTGGATTTTTCAATTCCTTTTAAGTTATTGAGATCTCCACTTATTTTGCTGATGAATTTTATTCCTATTTTTATTTTGATGGTCCTTATGTATTTTGTCTTTGCCAGCGTGGGCGGGGCTTTTCTTTCGGTTGGGGCTATAATTTTTATTATGGGCCTTGCCAACCAAAATAAACTTTTTTATAGGGATGACAATTTACGGATTACCGATATTGTTTTAGTGAGAGAAGCTTTTGGCATGTTAAATACAGGTCTTAAGGTTAAATTTCACAAGCTCTATGTGGTCTTTCCGATTTTTATAAGTGGCCTGGGGCTTTTGCTTTTAAAAGTAGATAAGTTTAGATTGGGCAAAAAATCCAGGTGGATTGGAGTTATTGTGACTTTGGCTATAGGGTTTTTATCTTTAAATACTTTTATGACCAAGTGGGACACTTACTGGAATAATTCCATGGGCCTTTATCATCCATATATTGAAGTGGAGAGGGCCAAGGACCGGGGTATGGTCTATACTTTCTTTTATCATTACAGGGATTTTTTCTACGAGAAGCCCGATGGCTATGACCAAAAAGAAGTTGAGAAAAAATTGGCGGCTTACAAGGAGTCTTTGCCTGAAAAAGAGGACCAAGTGGATATATTTTTAATCTTGGGAGAATCCTTTGCTGATTTGGAAGAAAAGGGTGCCAAGGTTGACCCGAGTGTTTACGATTCTTTTAGGAAAATTCAAAATCAGTCCATAAGTGGGCTTATACAAAATTACACTTACGGGGGCGGGACCATAGAGGCCGAGAGATATATGTATCAGGGGGCCAATAGTTTTCCGCCTTATATTAAAAATATTAACACCTTTGTTTGGCTTTTGAAATCACAGGGCTATGCGACCAAGTCTATGCATCCCTTTACAGGAGCTTTTTATAACAGGTTAAATACCAATGGGTTTTTAGGTTTTGATGAATTTCTTTGTTCGGAAAATTATTTTGACCAATTTTTTGTAAACAAGGATGGGGATTATTTTCCAGATAAATTATTATTCCCATTGATTTTAGAAGATTATGCAAATAGGGATAAGGAGAAGAGATATTTTAATTCTATTATCACTATGCAAAACCACACTCCTTATAGTTCTGAGGACAAAAAGCTTGGCGAGTTTTTGGACCGGGCAAGTTTTACAGGGACTGACGAGGAATACAATATGGCAAACAATTATCTCTACGGGGTCAAAGATACGGCTGACCAACTTTTAAATTTTATAGAAAAGTTGAAGGATGAAGACTCTCCAGTCTTGGTGGTTTTTTATGGAGACCATTTGGCCAGGCTTGGTGACGATGGATCGATTTATGAAAAGATGGGTGTGGATATTGGTTTTGATTCAGCTGAGGGATGGTTAAGTCATTACACAACGCCTTATATTATTTGGGCCAATTCGGCTGCCAGAGAAAGATTAGGCAAGGATTTTGTTGGGAAAAATCCAACTATGAGCAATTATTATTTATTTGCCTATGCCTTAAATGAACTCGGTTTCAAGACCCCTTTTATTCAATATGTGAATGAGAGAAGGCAAGAGTATCCAATTGACGCCTCCTCATATATGAGTGAGAATGGCAAGCTCACTGCAGATCCAAGCCAAAAAGCCTTGGATGACAAAGCTTTAAATAAGATGATCCAATATTATATGCTCAGCAATTTTTCTTATGAGGACTTGCTTGTAACTAAATAA
- the msrB gene encoding peptide-methionine (R)-S-oxide reductase MsrB — translation MKNKFIILILALAILFVSCQGSSKEKQEKIADTKTESKEAKEDINPEDLSTIYFAGGCFWGLEAYMEKLYGVYDAESGYANGKTADPTYKEVSTGETGHAETVKVSYDPNKISLDKLIRYLLMVIDPTSVNKQGNDIGSQYRTGIYYVDEKDRQVIEDRLKKEQEKYDKEIVVEVERLDNFYKAEDYHQDYLDKNPGGYCHIDLSKADQVLIDEADYKKPSNEEIKKNLTDEEYKVTQESATEPAFNNEFWDNYKKGIYVDIVTGEPLFSSTDKFDSGCGWPSFSKPISEDVVKYNTDTSFNMRRTEVKSRSGESHLGHVFKDGPKDKGGLRYCINSASLRFIPYEDMDKEGYGYLKHLVE, via the coding sequence ATGAAAAATAAATTTATTATATTAATTTTAGCCCTGGCTATTTTATTTGTTTCATGCCAGGGAAGTTCAAAAGAAAAGCAAGAAAAAATTGCTGACACAAAAACAGAATCAAAAGAGGCCAAAGAGGATATAAATCCAGAAGATTTATCTACAATTTATTTTGCTGGCGGATGCTTCTGGGGCCTTGAGGCTTATATGGAAAAGCTGTACGGCGTTTACGATGCTGAGAGCGGCTATGCAAATGGCAAGACCGCAGATCCGACTTACAAGGAAGTATCTACTGGTGAAACTGGCCACGCTGAAACCGTAAAGGTTTCTTATGATCCAAATAAAATTTCTTTGGATAAGCTCATCCGTTATCTCTTAATGGTAATTGACCCGACATCTGTGAACAAGCAGGGCAATGATATTGGCAGCCAATATAGGACTGGGATTTATTATGTAGATGAAAAGGACAGGCAGGTAATTGAGGACAGGCTTAAAAAAGAGCAAGAGAAATACGACAAGGAGATTGTGGTAGAGGTGGAAAGATTGGATAATTTTTATAAAGCCGAAGACTACCACCAAGATTATCTGGACAAAAATCCCGGTGGCTATTGCCACATAGACTTGTCAAAGGCTGACCAAGTTTTAATTGACGAGGCCGATTACAAGAAGCCGTCAAATGAGGAAATAAAAAAGAATTTGACTGATGAAGAGTACAAGGTTACCCAAGAAAGTGCAACTGAACCGGCTTTTAATAATGAGTTTTGGGATAATTACAAAAAGGGAATTTACGTCGACATTGTAACGGGTGAGCCACTTTTCTCTTCAACGGACAAATTTGATTCGGGTTGTGGCTGGCCATCATTTTCAAAGCCAATTTCTGAAGATGTTGTAAAATATAATACCGATACTTCTTTTAATATGAGGCGGACTGAAGTAAAGAGCAGGTCGGGCGAGTCACATTTGGGCCACGTTTTCAAAGACGGTCCCAAGGACAAGGGCGGCCTCCGTTATTGCATCAACAGTGCCTCTCTTAGATTTATTCCCTATGAGGATATGGACAAGGAAGGCTATGGATATTTAAAACACTTAGTTGAATAA